In Denticeps clupeoides chromosome 1, fDenClu1.1, whole genome shotgun sequence, a single window of DNA contains:
- the LOC114796457 gene encoding titin isoform X36, with the protein MQMESRRKSQRSSFMDSLSSRSQWIIVLGLLITWSMAGIFMFDFINFKEEPDTQEDPIAAINDALESISEYMDKGLDVLSDPLGLVPESGEIVESAVDGLADLAGSASGLLLDSEGSVYGVRFLKSGGALIEDVRTGMQDAVLYLFHIFEGVLNAVTSFPVGILTQTLDGVKCILNLIANCIPSMPASREGSSYGVGALKSGGALMEDARIGLKNAVLYIFDVFQGLLNAAASFPFDGVTWIVNLIANCIPSMPAGHEGGFYGEVVLQSGGALVEDVRTGVKNVVLYLFNVFEGVLDAVIFIPDLLVTQTMHGVKYITNIVVYCVTSIPIDHAGWIPESIKPMNAITYATEGITNLNKNVFGSLSNMFKSDEGYIPEMSFDPMKVVTDAVEEITDKRNMFLAYLSTMLMQEKEDALQMKRKKGEFFPPLETVTEIMDRKEDDVLLEKIFKATSTKLEDHRRGRAMDDLQEEHEQKQEDSGKLDLKEEEDLDHMGEYQQEDRDEKNNKDASDYYNVSEPENLDDAVEKNVEGLVFLMKPITDVPDLERDSEAADEYEDKKSPESVIPEIEEFKEFETIPDDDEEMISGDTEETGKQARSDITEEEDDDDDDDDDDDKVPAEQAHSDITVSDFEGEIEMKVTDDDDLDSEDTEEKTSNVADDHIIEGEDDGEDLTEKTTAASKLAETTDDYNNDDAEDYRGGDEDNKDKDDYLEIEDAEETTAHDESVSEIDNKKDHVTESEDDVKDLIGPFTEAPKLADNEDDLEREDEEGKITSDLALAEIDNKHDHMTESEDDLIEPPTAAASLTDNHNVHDDDDAEEKIKSDVVVTEMDDKDDPLTVSEADSEDLIDPPAEAPSLTENCDVNYGDVHDDDDDLDSDDAEEKIKSDGGLAEDLVEPQTESPKMAEASDADEEDDLQSEDAEDKIKAEIRNKDDHMTESEDDSEDHTEPTTAAPSLAEVSDNQNDDEDDNDFDSDGSEMTEPLETMDTDVSAEQTKPEDILLKPDSSANGDDQNNNNNDRRKEKSKMKKQLPGKTRQSNITSDVLTEQEDLDSLPQDLYGVLEQEKAYKEQKTKEEVYKVIQELRAAEDEEDEEQMAITEETEKNAEEKTSDRMKRKAKLQMNMTSDDLEPKAEKLEKPEKLKKKPSVETHVIKKKSQKEVEAQRERAKPAKKEAEVLKEKVKPAKTERKVAKKAEQAKKAAPKVSTEKAKISPERKEAEDLKRKVKPAPAIKEVPQEKVKLAPEEAEVTKEKVKPLKKDFAASKEKAKPKKDVEAQTERAKPGKDAEVPKEKAKAKEARQVAKEKPAAQIKEPQVPQKKPITPEKEPAEKAKARPTKKESELPKEKAKAPAEVKEVPKEKVKPTPPIKKPKILKKDLKPITKEPKIPKEESKPIKKEPKIPKEEPKPIKEEPEIPKEESKPTKKVPEKAKSAPAIKEPEMPKEKEKPTLTVKKAEVTKEKAKSTRAAKQAEVPKEKARPTPGVKKPEEETHPEKKEIQKEEPKSSKKEPKILKEEPKPIKKEPKILKELKPIKKVPKIPKEGSKPIKKELKMPKEEPKPIKEEPEIPKEEPKPTKKEPEISKEESKPIKTEPKVPKEETPPSKKDPKILKEETQPMKKAPELSKEEPKHIKKEHKVLKEEPSPITKEPKIPKEEPKPKKESKIPKAKPRPTMKEPDISKEESKPIKTEPKSPKKELKPIKKEPKIPKEELKPIKKEPKVKKENTQPIKKEPKIPKVKAKPIMKEPKVPKEEIQLIKKEAKIPEEEPKPIKKEPKVPKEETKPIKKEPKVKKEDTQSITKAEPKIPKEEPEPIKKEPKVPKEDTQPIKKEPKIPVEEPKPIKKEPKVPKEDTHPIKKEPKIPVEEPKPIKKEPKVPKEDTQPIKKEPKIPVEEPKSIKKEPKIPVEEPKSIKKEPKVPKEETKPIKKEPKIPEEEPKSIKKEPKVPKEETKPIKKEPKTPKVEAKPIKKEPKIPEEEPKSIKKEPKIPEEEPKPIKKEPKIPKEEPKPIKKEPKVPKEDTQPIKKEPKIPEEEPKPIKKEPKVPKEETKPIKKEPKTPKVEAKPIKKESKIPEEEPKSIKKEPKIPEEEPKSIKKEPKIPEEESKSIKKEPKVPKEDTQPIKKEPKIPKEEPKPIKKEPKVPKEETKPIKKEPKTPKVEAKPIKKEPKIPEEEPKSIKKELDILKEEPKKAEAEVAKGKVKSTPAVKKPEVPKEKPEPIKKEAEMPKEKLKATPTIKKAEVQKEEKKLMKKEPEVPNEKVLHTTATQVEPVLKEKVKPPRKDVELAKAKAKPAPPLKAEAGIPKDKAKPKKAAEKDKEKPEPTPSPKELGVKKEKVPAAPTAKKPDVPKTEAKQPKKAPGAVLKERLKLTRGKADIHLKAELEGLKNLTKPIPKKEHIVKERKKLVEKATPEAPKEVKPVPETEEPEVSQETTAPLEKVVHIESVTPVDVTEPAPTKPGEPPLLEEFGAEEDDLPYFQCFFVDEDDTHYPFFPFSPIQM; encoded by the exons ATGCAGATGGAGTCTCGTCGCAAGAGCCAGCGCAGCAGCTTCATGGATTCCCTTAGCAGCCGCAGCCAATGGATCATCGTCCTCGGCCTCCTCATCACCTGGTCCATGGCTGGCATATTTATGTTCGACTTCATCAATTTCAAGGAAGAACCGG acacacaggagGATCCCATAGCCGCTATAAACGATGCGTTGGAGAGCATCTCGGAATATATGGATAAAGGCCTGGACGTTTTGAGTGACCCGCTGG GTTTAGTACCTGAATCGGGTGAGATAGTCGAGTCTGCTGTTGATGGACTCGCTGATTTAGCAGGCTCGGCATCAGGACTGCTGCTGGACAGTGAAG gGAGCGTGTACGGAGTGCGTTTCTTGAAATCAGGTGGTGCTCTAATCGAAGATGTAAGAACTGGAATGCAGGATGCGGTGCTGTATTTATTCCACATCTTTGAAG GAGTGCTGAATGCAGTGACCTCCTTCCCAGTAGGAATTTTGACTCAAACACTTGATGGAGTTAAATGCATACTGAACTTGATCGCAAACTGTATTCCAAGCATGCCAGCTAGCCGTGAAG GGAGTTCTTATGGAGTGGGCGCCCTGAAATCTGGTGGTGCACTAATGGAAGATGCAAGAATTGGGCTGAAGAACGCAGTCCTGTATATATTCGACGTCTTTCAAG GCCTCCTCAATGCAGCGGCCTCCTTCCCGTTTGATGGAGTAACATGGATAGTGAACTTGATTGCAAACTGTATTCCAAGCATGCCAGCTGGCCACGAAG gggGTTTTTATGGAGAGGTTGTCCTGCAATCTGGAGGTGCACTCGTGGAAGATGTGAGAACTGGAGTGAAGAATGTGGTTCTGTATTTATTCAACGTCTTCGAAG GAGTGCTGGATGCAGTTATCTTCATCCCGGATCTGCTTGTGACTCAAACAATGCATGGAGTGAAATACATAACAAACATTGTGGTATATTGCGTCACAAGCATACCCATTGACCATGCAG GTTGGATTCCCGAAAGCATTAAACCAATGAACGCCATTACTTACGCAACAGAAGGAATCACTAACCTAAACAAGAATGTCTTTGGCTCGTTGTCTAACATGTTCAAGAGTGATGAAG GTTACATTCCGGAAATGAGCTTTGACCCCATGAAAGTTGTCACTGATGCAGTAGAAGAAATTACTGACAAAAGGAACATGTTCTTGGCATATTTGTCAACTATGCTGATGCAAGAAAAGG aaGATGCACTacagatgaaaagaaagaaag GAGAATTTTTCCCTCCACTAGAAACAG TTACAGAGATCATGGACAGAAAAGAAGATGATGTTCTGCTGGAGAAGATCTTTAAGGCCACTAGTACAAAGCTAGAAGATCACAGGAGAGGAAGAGCCATGGATGACCTCCAAGAAGAGCATGAGCAAAAACAGGAAGATTCTGGTAAATTGGAtttgaaagaggaagaagatcTAGATCACATGGGAGAATATCAACAGGAGGACAGGGATGAGAAAAACAACAAGGATGCTTCTGATTATTATAATGTTTCCGAACCTGAAAATCTTGATGATGCTGTTGAAAAAAATGTTGAGGGTCTTGTGTTTTTGATGAAACCCATCACAGACGTTCCAGATTTGGAAAGGGATTCTGAAGCAGCAGATGAATATGAGGATAAGAAGAGTCCAGAGTCTGTCATTCCTGAAATAgaagaatttaaagaatttgaAACAATTCCAGATGACGATGAAGAAATGATCAGTGGGGATACAGAGGAGACAGGAAAACAGGCAAGATCTGACataacagaagaagaagatgatgatgatgatgatgatgatgatgatgataaggTCCCAGCAGAACAGGCACATTCTGATATAACCGTGTCTGACTTTGAAGGTGAAATAGAGATGAAGGTCACTGATGACGATGATTTAGACAGTGAGGATACAGAGGAAAAAACATCCAATGTAGCTGACGATCATATTATTGAAGGTGAAGATGACGGTGAAGACCTGACAGAAAAAACCACAGCAGCCAGTAAATTGGCTGAGACCACTGACGATTACAACAACGATGATGCTGAAGATTACAGGGGAGGTGATGAAGATAACAAAGATAAGGATGATTATTTGGAGATCGAGGATGCAGAGGAAACAACAGCACATGATGAATCTGTTTCTGAAATAGATAACAAAAAGGATCATGTCACTGAAAGTGAAGATGACGTTAAAGACCTGATAGGACCATTCACAGAAGCACCTAAACTGGCTGATAATGAAGATGATTTAGAGCGTGAGGATGAAGAAGGAAAAATAACATCTGATCTAGCTCTAGCTGAAATAGATAACAAACATGACCACATGACTGAAAGTGAAGATGACCTGATAGAACcacccacagcagcagcatcactgACAGATAACCACAAtgttcatgatgatgatgatgcagaagaaaaaattaaatctgaTGTAGTTGTAACTGAAATGGATGACAAAGATGATCCTCTGACTGTAAGTGAAGCTGACAGTGAAGATCTAATAGATCCACCTGCAGAAGCACCATCATTGACTGAGAACTGTGATGTTAATTATGGTGAtgttcatgatgatgatgatgatttggATAGTGATGatgcagaagaaaaaataaaatctgatggAGGTCTAGCTGAAGACCTTGTAGAACCACAAACAGAATCACCTAAAATGGCTGAGGCCAGTGATGCTGATGAGGAAGATGATTTACAGAGCGAGGATGCAGAAGACAAAATAAAAGCTGAAATACGTAATAAAGATGACCACATGACTGAAAGTGAAGATGATAGTGAAGACCATACAGAACCAACTACAGCAGCACCATCACTGGCTGAGGTCAGTGATAATCaaaatgatgatgaagatgataaTGATTTTGACAGTGATGGTTCAGAGATGACAGAACCGCTGGAGACAATGGATACAGATGTATCAGCTGAACAAACCAAACCTGAGGACATACTTTTGAAGCCTGACAGTTCTGCCAATGGTGATgaccaaaacaacaacaacaacgacagAAGGAAGGAAAAATCCAAAATGAAGAAGCAGTTGCCGGGGAAGACAAGGCAATCAAACATCACGTCCGATGTTCTCACAGAGCAAGAAGATCTGGACTCTTTGCCACAGGACTTATACGGAG TTCTTGAACAAGAAAAAGCATATaaagagcaaaaaacaaaagaagaagtgTATAAGGTCATCCAAG AGTTGAGAGCCGcagaggatgaagaggatgaagaacAGATGGCCATAACTgaggaaacagaaaaaaatgctgaagaAAAAACATCCGACAGAATGAAACGCAAAGCCAAGCTTCAGATGAACATGACTTCAGATGACCTGGAGCCCAAAG CAGAGAAACTGGAGAAGCCCGAGAAGCTGAAGAAGAAACCCAGTGTTGAGACTCATGTGATAAAAAAGAAGTCCCAGAAAG AGGTGGAAGCTCAAAGGGAAAGAGCCAAACCAGCAAAGAAAG AAGCTGAGGTCCTGAAAGAGAAAGTCAAACCAGCCAAGACAG AACGTAAAGTTGCAAAGAAAGCTGAACAAGCAAAGAAAG CAGCACCTAAAGTTTCCACAGAAAAAGCCAAAATATCACCAGAGAGAAAAG AAGCTGAGGATCTGAAGAGGAAAGTCAAACCAGCTCCAGCAATTAAGG AAGTGCCACAAGAAAAAGTCAAGCTTGCACCTGAAGAGGCCGAAG TTACAAAGGAGAAGGTCAAACCACTGAAGAAAg aCTTTGCTGCTTCAAAGGAAAAAGCCAAACCAAAGAAAG ATGTGGAAGCTCAGACAGAGAGGGCCAAACCAGGAAAGG ATGCTGAAGTCCCAAAAGAAAAAGCTAAAGCAAAGGAGG CAAGACAAGTGGCAAAAGAAAAACCAGCAGCACAAATAAAAG AGCCTCAGGTTCCACAGAAGAAACCCATAACTCCTGAGAAAG AACCAGCTGAAAAGGCCAAAGCTCgaccaacaaaaaaag AATCTGAATTACCAAAAGAAAAGGCCAAGGCTCCAGCTGAAGTAAAAG AAGTtccaaaagaaaaagtgaaaccTACTCCACCAATTAAAA AACCAAAGATTCTGAAGAAGGACCTCAAACCTATAACGAAAG AACCCAAGATTCCAAAGGAGGAATCCAAACCTATAAAGAaag AACCTAAGATTCCAAAGGAGGAACCCAAACCAATAAAGGAAG AACCAGAGATTCCAAAGGAGGAATCTAAACCTACAAAGAAAG TGCCAGAAAAGGCCAAGTCTGCCCCAGCAATAAAAG AACCAGAAAtgccaaaagaaaaagagaagccCACTCTAACAGTTAAAA AAGCAGAAGtgacaaaagaaaaagccaAGTCTACTCGAGCTGCTAAAC AAGCAGAAGTGCCGAAAGAAAAGGCCAGGCCTACTCCAGGGGTTAAAA AACCAGAGGAGGAAACCCATCCTGAAAAGAAAG AAATTCAGAAAGAGGAACCCAAATCTTCAAAGAAAG AACCCAAGATCCTGAAAGAGGAACCCAAACCTATTAAGAAAG AACCAAAGATTCTGAAGGAGCTCAAACCTATAAAGAAAG TACCCAAGATTCCTAAGGAGGGATCCAAACCTATAAAGAAAG AACTTAAAATGCCAAAAGAAGAACCCAAACCAATAAAGGAAG AACCAGAGATTCCAAAGGAGGAACCTAAACCTACAAAGAAAG AACCAGAGATTTCAAAGGAGGAATCCAAACCTATAAAGACAG AACCCAAGGTTCCAAAGGAGGAAACCCCACCTTCAAAGAAAG ACCCCAAGATTCTGAAAGAGGAAACCCAACCTATGAAGAAAG CTCCTGAGCTTTCAAAGGAGGAGCCCAAACATATTAAGAAAG AACACAAGGTTCTGAAAGAGGAACCCTCACCTATAACGAAAG AACCCAAGATTCCGAAGGAGGAACCCAAACCCAAGAAAG AATCAAAGATTCCAAAGGCAAAACCTAGACCTACAATGAAAG AACCAGATATTTCAAAGGAGGAATCCAAACCAATAAAGACAG AACCTAAAAGTCCAAAGAAGGAACTCAAACCAATCAAGAAAG AACCTAAGATTCCAAAGGAGGAACTCAAACCAATCAAGAAAG AACCCAAGGTTAAAAAAGAGAACACCCAACCTATTAAGAAAG AACCCAAAATCCCAAAGGTGAAAGCCAAACCTATAATGAAAG AACCCAAGGTTCCAAAGGAAGAAATACAACTTATAAAGAAAG AAGCCAAGATTCCAGAGGAGGAGCCCAAACCTATAAAGAAAG AACCCAAGGTTCCAAAGGAAGAAACCAAACCCATAAAAAAAG AACCCAAGGTTAAAAAAGAGGACACCCAATCTATTACGAAAG CAGAACCCAAGATTCCAAAGGAGGAGCCCGAACCTATAAAGAAAG AACCCAAGGTTCCAAAGGAAGACACCCAACCTATAAAGAAAG AACCCAAGATTCCAGTGGAGGAGCCCAAACCTATAAAGAAAG AACCCAAGGTTCCAAAGGAAGACACCCATCCTATAAAGAAAG AACCCAAGATTCCAGTGGAGGAGCCCAAACCTATAAAGAAAG AACCCAAGGTTCCAAAGGAAGACACCCAACCTATAAAGAAAG AACCCAAGATTCCAGTGGAGGAGCCCAAATCTATAAAGAAAG AACCCAAGATTCCAGTGGAGGAGCCCAAATCTATAAAGAAAG AACCCAAGGTTCCAAAGGAAGAAACCAAACCCATAAAGAAAG AACCCAAGATTCCAGAGGAGGAGCCCAAATCTATAAAGAAAG AACCCAAGGTTCCAAAGGAAGAAACCAAACCTATCAAGAAAG AACCCAAGACTCCAAAGGTGGAAGCCAAACCTATAAAGAAAG AACCCAAGATTCCAGAGGAGGAGCCCAAATCTATAAAGAAAG AACCCAAGATTCCAGAGGAGGAGCCCAAACCTATAAAGAAAG AACCCAAGATTCCAAAGGAGGAGCCCAAACCTATAAAGAAAG AACCCAAGGTTCCAAAGGAAGACACCCAACCTATAAAGAAAG AACCCAAGATTCCAGAGGAGGAGCCCAAACCTATAAAGAAAG AACCCAAGGTTCCAAAGGAAGAAACCAAACCTATAAAGAAAG AACCCAAGACTCCAAAGGTGGAAGCCAAACCTATAAAGAAAG AATCCAAGATTCCAGAGGAGGAGCCCAAATCTATAAAGAAAG AACCCAAGATTCCAGAGGAGGAGCCCAAATCTATAAAGAAAG AACCCAAGATTCCAGAGGAGGAGTCCAAATCTATAAAGAAAG AACCCAAGGTTCCAAAGGAAGACACCCAACCTATAAAGAAAG AACCCAAGATTCCAAAGGAGGAGCCCAAACCTATAAAGAAAG AACCCAAGGTTCCAAAGGAAGAAACCAAACCTATCAAGAAAG AACCCAAGACTCCAAAGGTGGAAGCCAAACCTATAAAGAAAG AACCCAAGATTCCAGAGGAGGAGCCCAAATCTATAAAGAAAG AACTAGATATTCTAAAGGAGGAACCCAAGAAAG CAGAGGCAGAAGTAGCAAAAGGCAAAGTCAAGTCCACTCCTGCAGTTAAAA AGCCTGAGGTTCCTAAGGAGAAACCTGAACCAATAAAGAAAG aAGCAGAAATGCCAAAAGAGAAACTCAAAGCCACTCCAACAATAAAAA AAGCTGAGGTtcaaaaggaggagaagaaactaATGAAGAAAg AACCAGAGGTGCCTAATGAAAAAGTATTACACACCACGGCAACACAAG TAGAGCCTGTTCTAAAGGAGAAAGTCAAGCCACCAAGGAAAG ATGTTGAATTGGCAAAAGCAAAAGCCAAACCGGCTCCACCATTAAAAG CAGAAGCTGGCATTCCAAAGGACAAAGCTAAACCTAAAAAAG CTGCTGAGAAGGACAAAGAAAAGCCAGAGCCCACTCCATCACCAAAGG AATTAGGTGTGAAGAAGGAAAAAGTCCCAGCTGCACCAACAGCAAAAA AGCCAGATGTTCCCAAGACTGAAGCCAAACAACCAAAGAAAG CACCAGGAGCGGTTTTGAAAGAAAGACTGAAACTGACAAGAGGTAAAGCAGACATTCACCTCAAAGCAG AGCTTGAAGGTCTGAAAAATCTTACAAAGCCTATTCCAAAGAAAG AACACATTGTAAAGGAAAGGAAGAAGCTGGTGGAGAAAG CAACTCCAGAGGCACCAAAAGAAGTGAAACCTGTGCCAGAGACAGAAG AGCCTGAAGTTTCACAGGAGACCACTGCACCTCTGGAGAAAG TTGTTCATATAGAATCTGTAACACCAGTGGACGTCACAGAACCAGCGCCTACAAAACCAG GTGAACCACCGCTGTTGGAGGAGTTTGGTGCAGAAGAAG atgacctGCCCTACTTCCAGTGCTTCTTTGTGGATGAAGATGACACCCACTATCCTTTCTTCCCTTTCTCACCGATCCAAATGTGA